The segment GAGAAGCAGCAGCAGAAGCCGTGGACTCCGGGGCGCCTCCGGCCTCCGCGCTGTCCGTCCAGTGCCGCAGGGCACCCGCCTCCATGTCGATCTGCGCGCTGAGCGTGTCCAGATCGTCGTCGGCGAACCGCTGGGCCCGGTCGCGCGCCGCCCATCGCAGCGACTCCGCCGAGTGGACGATCTTCTCCACCCGCTCCCGCAGGTCCGGCAGCTTGGTCGAGACCGTCGCCTTGTCGGGCTCGCGCTCCAAACGGCGCAGTTCCTCGTCGAGTTCATGGCCGTGGGCGCTGAGCCGGTCGAAGAGGGCCAGGGACTCCGTCAGCGAGGCGTCCTCGGCAACCCCCGCCCGCAGGGCGTCCTGAGTGGCCCGCATGGACGTGCGCAGCGAGAGCCGGAGCTGTGCCAGCTCGCCGGCGACCCCGAGCTGTCCCATGCTCTTGGCCCGCAGGGTGGTGTCCTCGACCGTGCGGCGGGCCTGAGTGACCGTACGCTCCACGCCCCGCTTGGCGGCGCGCACCGCCTTCATGCTCACGTACGCCCCCAGGGCGACGAAGGCAACGAAAAGCAGCGCCAGAATCAGAATCGCGGCTTCCATGAGCAGCCTTTCGCCTTCGGCCTCGGATGTGGTTCGCGGGTGTGGTGGTCTCCACGGTCCCACGATCGGTCGTACGTCGTGGCCCCACGTCCCACGCCGGGTGGGTACCCGGTGTCTCCACGGTAAACGGAGCAGGCAGGTTGAGGGTTCCAGCGGAACCCTCAACCTGCCCTTAAGGGGAGACCCGGAACCCCCGGCCGGCGGCGGACGGAGGCCGTGAAACGGGCCTTCGCACGGCCGTACGGAGGCTCCGGGTCACCGTCCGCGTCACGCGGTAACGATGTTCACCAGCTTCGGCGCCCGGACGATGACCTTCCGGATGCCCGCCCCACCCAGGGCCGCCACCACGGCCGGGTCCGCCAGGGCCAGCGCCTCCAGCTCCTCGTCCGAGATGGCCGGCGACACCTCCAGCCGTGCCTTGACCTTGCCCTTGACCTGGACCACGCAGGTCACGGCCTCGTCCACCACATACGCCGGGTTGGCCACCGGGAACGCCCGGTGGACCACCGAGTCCTCGTTCCCCAGCTTGTGCCACAGCTCCTCCGCGATATGCGGCGCCAGCGGCGCGACCAGCAGTACCAGCGCCTCCGCGATATCGCGCGACAGCGGCCGGCCGGCCTTGGTCAGATGGTTGTTCAGCTCGGTGATCTTGGCGATGGCAGTGTTGAACCGCAGCGCGGCCAGATCCTGGCCGGCCCCGTCGACGGCCTTGTGCAGCGCCCGCAGCACGGCCTCGTCGGTCTCCGGCCCGTCGACGACCGTGACCTCGCCCGTCGACTCGTCGACGATATTGCGCCACAGTCGCTGGAGCAGCCGGTACTGGCCGATGACGGCCCGGGTGTCCCAGGGCCGGGAGACGTCCAGCGGCCCCATCGCCATCTCGTACAGACGCAGTGTGTCGGCACCGTACTCGGCACAGATCTCGTCCGGGGTGACCGCGTTCTTCAGGGACTTGCCCATCTTGCTCAGCTCGCGCTTGACCTGCTCGCCCTGGTACCAGAAGCCGCCGTCGCGCTCCTCGACCTCGGCCGCGGGCACCGGGAAGCCGCGGCCGTCCCGGTAGACGTACGCCTGAATCATGCCCTGGTTGAACAGCCGGTGGAACGGCTCGGCGGACGAGACATGGCCCAGGTCGTACAGCACCTTGGACCAGAACCGCGCGTACAGCAGGTGCAGTACGGCGTGCTCCGCGCCGCCCACGTACAGGTCCACGCCGCCGTGCGGCACGCCCTCGCGCGGGCCCATCCAGTACTGCTCGACGGCCGGGTCGACCAGCTGCCGGTCGTTGCGCGGGTCCAGATAGCGCAGCTCGTACCAGCAGGAACCGGCCCAGTTGGGCATGGTGTTGGTCTCGCGGCGGTAGCGCCGCGGCCCGTCGCCCAGGTCCAGGGTGACATGCACCCAGTCCTCGTTGCGCGACAGCGGGGTCTCGGGCTCGGTGTCGGCGTCGTCCGGGTCGAAGGTCCGCGGCGAGTAGTCGTCGATCTCGGGCAGTTCCAGCGGCAGCATCGACTCCGGCAGCGCGTGCGCGACGCCGTCCTCGTCGTACACGATCGGGAACGGCTCGCCCCAGTAGCGCTGCCGGCTGAACAGCCAGTCACGCAACCGGAAGTTGATCGTCCCCTCGCCGATGCCCTCATCGGCCAGCCAGGCGATCATCCGCGACTTGGCCTCGGCGACGTCCAGCCCGTCCAGCGAGATGCGGTCGTTGGCGGAGTTGATCGCCGGGCCCTGGCCGGTGAACGCCTCGCCCTCCCAGCCCTCCGGCGGCCGTACGGTCCGGATGATGGGCAGCTCGAATGCCTCGGCGAACTCCCAGTCGCGCTCGTCCTGTCCGGGGACGGCCATGATGGCGCCGGTGCCGTACCCCATCAGGACGTAGTCGGCGACGAAGACCGGGACCCGGGTGCCGGTGACCGGGTTCACGGCGTACGCACCCGTGAAGACACCGGTCTTGTCCTTGTGCTCGGTCTGCCGCTCGACGTCGCTCTTGCTCTGCGCCTGCTTGCGGTAGGCGGCCACGGCGTCGGCGGGCGTCGCGGCGCCACCGGTCCAGGCCTCCTTGACCCCCTGGGGCCACTCGGCGGGCAGTACGGCGTCGATCAGGCCGTGCTCGGGCGCCAGAACCATGTAGGTGGCGCCGAACAGCGTGTCGGGGCGGGTGGTGAAGACGGTGATCCGCTCGTCACCGCCCTCCACGGGGAAGTCCACCCGGGCGCCCTCGGAGCGGCCGATCCAGTTCCGCTGCTGGAGCTTGATGGCCTCCGGCCAGTCCAGTCCGTTCAGGTCGTTCAGCAGCCGGTCCGCGTAGGCGGTGATCCGCATGTTCCACTGGCGCAGCTTGGCCTTGAAGACCGGGAAGTTGCCGCGCTCGGACCGGCCGTCGGCGGTGACCTCCTCATTGGCCAGGACGGTGCCCAGGCCGGGGCACCAGTTGACCGGGGACTCGGAGGCGTACGCCAGCCGGAAACCGCTCAGGACGTCGGCCCGCTCGACGGCGCTCAGCTCCGCCCAGGCGCGGTCCGTGCAGGGGACCGCGCGCCCGGTCTCGAACTCGGCGACCAGTTCGGCGATCGGGCGCGCCCGGCCCGCGGTCTCGTCGTACCAGGAGTTGAAGATCTGCAGGAAGATCCACTGGGTCCAGCGGTAGTACTCGGGGTCGATGGTCGCGATGGAACGACGCTGATCGTGCCCCAGGCCCAGCCGGCGCAACTGCCGCTTCATGTTGTCCATGGCCGCCTCGGTCGACACCCGGGGGTGGGTGCCGGTGGCGACGGCGTGCTGCTCGGCCGGCAGGCCGAAGGCGTCGAAGCCCAGGGTGTGCAGGACGTTGTGGCCGGTCATCCGCTGATGGCGGGCGTAGACATCGGTGGCGATGTACCCGAGGGGGTGGCCGACGTGCAGTCCCGCACCCGAGGGGTACGGGAACATGTCCATGACGAACTTCTTGGGCCGCGCGACGACAGCGGGGTCACCGGCCAAATCGCCCACCGGGTTGGGGGCCTCATAGGTGCCCTCGGCCTCCCAGGCGTCCTGCCAGCGTGCCTCGATGTCGGCGGCCAGGGCGGCGGTGTACCGGTGCGGTGCGGCCGTGTCGCCGCCCGCCGCACCGGCGGGAACTGCGGGATTCGTCTCGCTCATGGTCTTCAAAGCTCCATCGATGTCTCTGCCCAGCGTTCGGAATGGGCGCCCGGGCGGGGCACGGGGCCCGTTAAACAAAAGGACCCCTCGCACAGGAGGGGACGCCGCGCCGATTCCGACCGGACTCTCATCCGTCGGGACTGATCAGCGCGGCCCGCTCAGCAGAAGGCGTACGGCACGCATGGCGTCAGGGTACCGCAGGGGGCCTCGGCGCCGCTCGCGGCATCCGGGCGATGACGGGGCCGTCGGGCCGGGCGCCGGACCGCGAAAGTGGTGCCCGGGCGCCGGGCCCCGGAGGGCTGGGCGGCGACCGCGGAAGGAGGTG is part of the Streptomyces qinzhouensis genome and harbors:
- the leuS gene encoding leucine--tRNA ligase; the protein is MSETNPAVPAGAAGGDTAAPHRYTAALAADIEARWQDAWEAEGTYEAPNPVGDLAGDPAVVARPKKFVMDMFPYPSGAGLHVGHPLGYIATDVYARHQRMTGHNVLHTLGFDAFGLPAEQHAVATGTHPRVSTEAAMDNMKRQLRRLGLGHDQRRSIATIDPEYYRWTQWIFLQIFNSWYDETAGRARPIAELVAEFETGRAVPCTDRAWAELSAVERADVLSGFRLAYASESPVNWCPGLGTVLANEEVTADGRSERGNFPVFKAKLRQWNMRITAYADRLLNDLNGLDWPEAIKLQQRNWIGRSEGARVDFPVEGGDERITVFTTRPDTLFGATYMVLAPEHGLIDAVLPAEWPQGVKEAWTGGAATPADAVAAYRKQAQSKSDVERQTEHKDKTGVFTGAYAVNPVTGTRVPVFVADYVLMGYGTGAIMAVPGQDERDWEFAEAFELPIIRTVRPPEGWEGEAFTGQGPAINSANDRISLDGLDVAEAKSRMIAWLADEGIGEGTINFRLRDWLFSRQRYWGEPFPIVYDEDGVAHALPESMLPLELPEIDDYSPRTFDPDDADTEPETPLSRNEDWVHVTLDLGDGPRRYRRETNTMPNWAGSCWYELRYLDPRNDRQLVDPAVEQYWMGPREGVPHGGVDLYVGGAEHAVLHLLYARFWSKVLYDLGHVSSAEPFHRLFNQGMIQAYVYRDGRGFPVPAAEVEERDGGFWYQGEQVKRELSKMGKSLKNAVTPDEICAEYGADTLRLYEMAMGPLDVSRPWDTRAVIGQYRLLQRLWRNIVDESTGEVTVVDGPETDEAVLRALHKAVDGAGQDLAALRFNTAIAKITELNNHLTKAGRPLSRDIAEALVLLVAPLAPHIAEELWHKLGNEDSVVHRAFPVANPAYVVDEAVTCVVQVKGKVKARLEVSPAISDEELEALALADPAVVAALGGAGIRKVIVRAPKLVNIVTA